The Gorilla gorilla gorilla isolate KB3781 chromosome 11, NHGRI_mGorGor1-v2.1_pri, whole genome shotgun sequence genome contains the following window.
tcgccagggccctgggttagggttttaggctcagggccagggtccagggttagggttttaggctcagggcccagggttagggttttagggtcagggcctagggttagggttttagggtcagggccctgggttaggtttggtttagggtcagggccattggccagggttagggttgttttagggtcagggccaaggcccagggttagggttgttttagggtcagggccagggcccagggttagggttgttttagggtcagggcctgggcccaggattagtgttgttttaaggccagggcccagggttagggttgttttagggtcagggtcagggtccagggttagggttgttttagggtctagggccaagGCCgagtgttaggattgttttagggtcagggccaggacccggggttagggttgttttagggtcagggccagggcccggggttagggttgttttagggtcagggctagggcccaggtttagggttgttttagggtcacggccagggcccagggttagggttgttttagggtgagggccagggcccagggttaggcttgtttttgggtcagtgccagggcccaggggttgggttgttttagggtcaggtccagggcccagggttagggttgtttttgggtcagggccagggccaaggtgtagggttgttttagggttagggccagggcccagggttagggttgtttttgggtcatggccgtggtttagggttttaggctcacggccaaggcccagggttagggttttcttagggtcagggccagggcccagggttagggttgttttagggtcagggccagggcccagggttagggttgttctatggtcagggctagggcccagggttagggttgttttagggtcagggccagggcccaggtttagggttgttttagagtcagggcctggtcccagggttagggttgttttaaggccagggcccagggttagggttgttttagggtcagtgccagggccgagggttagggttgttataaggccagggccgagggttaggctttttttagggtcagggccagggcccagggttaggtttgtttttgggtcagggccatggcccagggtagggttgttttagggtcagggccagggcccagggttagcgttgttttagggtcagggccagggcccatggttaggattTTTCTAGTGTGAGGGCCAGGtccccgggttacggttgttttaggctcagggccagggcccagtggtagggttgttttagggtcagggccagggcccagggctaggcttgttttagggttagggccagggcccaggggtagggttgttttagggtcagggcctgttcccagggttagggttgttttaaggccagggcccagggttagggttgttttagggtcagggccagggccgagggttagggttgttataaggccagggcccagggttaggcttgttttagggtcagggccagggcccagggttaggtttgtttttgggtcagggccatggcccagggtagggttgttttagggtcagggccagggcccagggttagcgttgttttagggtcagggccagggcccagggttaggatttttgtagggtgagggccagggccccgggttacggttgttttagggtcagggccagggcccagtggtagggttgttttatggtcagggccagggcccagggctaggcttgttttagggttagggccagggcccaggggtagggttgttttagggtcagggccaggggcaaGGGGTAgcgttgttttaaggtcagggccagggtccaggtttagggttgttttagggtcagggccagggcccagaggtagggctgttttagggtcacggccagggcccaaggttagggttgttttagggtcgaggGCCAgagccaagggttagggttttttagggtcagggccagtgccaagggttagggttgttttagggtcagggccagggcccagggttagggttgttttagggttagggccagggccaagggttagggttgtcttaggttcagggtcagggcccagggttaggattgttttagggtcagggccagggaccaggtttaggcttcttttagagtcagggccagggcccagggttagtgatgtttagggtcagggccagggcccagggttagggttttagggtcagggccagggcccagggttagggttctttcagggtcagggccagggcccagggttagggttgtttcagggtcagggccagggcccagggttagggtgctTTCAGGGTCAGCGCCATggcaaagggttagggttgtgttaaggtcagggccagggcccagggttagggttgatttaaggtcagggccagggcccagggttagggttgttttagggtcagggccagggcccagggttagggttgttttagggtcagggccagggtccaggtttagggatgttgtagggtcagggccagggcccaggtttagggttgttttatggtcagggccagtgcccagtggtagggttgttttagggtcagggccaggttcccgggttacggttgttttagggtcagggccagggcgcaggggtagggttgttttagggacagggccagggcccagggctaggcttgtttgttttaggatcagggccagggcccaggggtagggttgttttagggtcagggcctggtcTAAGGTGTAgcgttgttttaaggtcagggccagggtccagggttagggttgttttagggtcagggccagggcccaggggtagggctgttttagggtcacggccagggcccagggttagggttgttttagggccagggccagggccctgggtaagggttctttcagggtcagggccagggtccagtgatagggttgtttcagggtcagggccagggcccagggttagggttctttcagggtcagggccaaggcccagttttagggttgtgttatggtcagggccagggcccagttttagggttgtgttagggtcagggccagggcccagggttagggttgttttagggtcaggtccagggcccagggggagggttgttttagggtcagggcccagggttaaggttgttttagggtcagggcccagggttagggttgttttagggtcagggccagggcccagggttagggttgttttagggtcagggccagggcccagggttagggttgttttagggtcagggccagggcccagggttagggttgttttagggtcagggcccaggtttagggttgttttcgggtcagggcccagggttagggttgttttagggtcagggcccagggttaggtttgttttaggatcagggcccagggttagggttgttttagggtcagggcccagggttagggttgttttagggtcagggcccagggttaggcttgttttagggtcagggcccagggttagggttgttttagggtcagggcccacggttaggtttgttttagggtcagggcccagggttaggcttgttttagggtcacggccgagggttagggttgttttagggtaagggcccggggttagggttgttttagggtcagggccgagggttagggttgttttagggtcagggcccagggttagggttgttttagggtcagggcccagggttagggttgttttagggtcatggccagggcccagagttagggttgatttagggtcagggccgaggtttagggttgttttagggtcagggcccagggttagggttgttttagcgtcagggcccagggttagggttgttttagggtctgggcccagggttagtagggttttagggtcagggccaagggttagtagggttaagggtcagggtccagggttagggttttacggtcagggcctagggttagggttttagggttagggcccagggttagggttttagggtcagggcccagggttaggtttggtttaaggtcagggccagggcccagggttagggttgttttagggtcagggccagggcccagggttagggttgttttagggtcagggccagggcccagggttagggttgttttagggtcagggcctgggcccaggattagggttgttttaaggccagggcgcagtgttagggttgttttagggtcagggccagggcccaggtttaggcttcttttagggtcagggccagggcccagggttagggttctttcagggtcagggccagggcccagggttagggttgtttgagggtcagggacagggccctggtttagggtgcTTTCAGGGTCAGCGCCATggcaaagggttagggttgtgttagggtcagggccagggcccaggtttaggcttcttttagggtcagggccagggcccagggttagggttctttcagggtcagggccagggcccagggttagggttgtttgagggtcagggacagggccctggtttagggtgcTTTCAGGGTCAGCGCCATggcaaagggttagggttgtgttagggtcagggccagggcccagggttagggttgatttaaggtcagggccagggcccagggttagggttgttttagggtcagggccagggcccagggttagggttgttttagggtcagggccagggcccagttgtagggttgttttagagtcagggccacgttcccgggttacggttgttttagggtcagggctagggcccaggggtagggttgttttagggacagggccagggcccagggctaggcttgttttaggatcagggccagggcccaggggtagggttgttttagggtcagggccaggtctaAGGGGTAgcgttgttttaaggtcagggccagggtccaggtttagggttgttttagggtcagggccagggcccaggggtagggctgttttagggttacggccagggcccagggttagggttgttttagggtcagggccagggccccgggtaagggttctttcagggtcagtgccagggcccagggatagggttgttacagggtcagggccagggcccagggttagggttctttcagggtcagggccaaggcccagttttagggttgtgttagggtcagggccagggcccagggtcaggcttgttttagggtcagttcccagggtttgggttgttttatggtcggggcccagggttaggcttgttgtagggtcagggccaaggggtagggttgttttagggtcagggcctagggttagggttgttttagggccagggcccaatgttagggttgttttagggtcagggtccagggttagggttgttttagggtcagggctcagggttagggttgttttagggtcagggcgcagggttagggttttaaggtcagggccacggcccagggttagggttttaggctcttggtcagggcccagggttagggttttaggctcagggccagggtccagggttagggttttaggctaagggcccagggttacgattttacggtcagggcccagggtttgggttttagggtcaggcccagggttagggtgatttcaaggaagtgacctcacaatgtctcaagctaccacttactgttgattgtgaggaaatgccagctgaggcacatgccttgggagctaagtggttgctgcccttgactactatgaagactggtgtgggaagggtcgctttggatgcacttgagcaggggtccccaacccctgagccatggagccgtaaggagccacacagcaggtgagtggtgtcgagtgagggagtgagggaagcttcgtctgtatttacagccactcccctttgctcacattcccgcctgagctccaccttctcagatgagcagcagcattagattctcataggagaacgcaccctgttgtgaaccgtgcatgtgagggatctaggttgcgctgtgcttatgagaatctaatacctattgatctgtcactttctcccatcacgctcaggtgggaccatccagtttcaggaaaacaagcttaacacgcccactgattctacattatggtgagttctataattattttattatatattccagtgtaataatggaaatgaagtgcctaataaacgtaaatgtgcttaaatcttttggcccagctcctacctcccggcagcctcgccaggcccagaactctctccagtcagcctctacagaccaagctcatgactcacaatggcctatttaggcccataccctacctcacggcagtctccgcagatgagcctactgcctcacaacagcctccacaggcacagctccatcgttacaatggcctctttagacccagctcctgcctcccagccttctctccaggccctgaactttctccgtaagttgaggtagctgggactgtaggtatacatgacgatacttggctaatttttaaattgttttgcagacatggggtctcactttgttggccaggctggtgtcaaactaatggcctcaagtgacccttccacccctgcctcccatcctcgaggtatgtgccaccacaaggagcacttgttcaattttctaaagaaaaaatttctaaagtaaggctgtgggatgatggcaggaagataaaagaaaaacagaagaataagttaaaatgacttattcacacatattcttttgacagcaagaagaacttttagtatatacattccttacaaacaaacaaacggcagataaacaatgttgtataggaacttcagcatacactgtacaatattcccactttgctgacataagttatggaaatttcgtggtttccttgagtgtcgctaccagtattttgcttctctgatgatttttatcaacttcctcatctgttaacttctctccaaagtatgtcatgtcacgacatactgccgctgcacaaacacggccagtgtcatcctattaaacatgtagaatgctctcctaatttctctttttactctctgtctttgtgttctgcattttccttagtt
Protein-coding sequences here:
- the LOC129532017 gene encoding decreased expression in renal and prostate cancer protein-like, with the translated sequence MAKGTGPWFRVLSGSAPWQRVRVVLGSGPGPRVRVDLRSGPGPRVRVVLGSGPGPRVRVVLGSGPGPSCRVVLESGPRSRVTVVLGSGLGPRGRVVLGTGPGPRARLVLGSGPGPRGRVVLGSGPGLRGSVVLRSGPGSRFRVVLGSGPGPRGRAVLGLRPGPRVRVVLGSGPGPRVRVLSGSVPGPRDRVVTGSGPGPRVRVLSGSGPRPSFRVVLGSGPGPRVRLVLGSVPRVWVVLWSGPRVRLVVGSGPRGRVVLGSGPRVRVVLGPGPNVRVVLGSGSRVRVVLGSGLRVRVVLGSGRRVRVLRSGPRPRVRVLGSWSGPRVRVLGSGPGSRVRVLG